From Anopheles arabiensis isolate DONGOLA chromosome 3, AaraD3, whole genome shotgun sequence, a single genomic window includes:
- the LOC120899728 gene encoding uncharacterized protein LOC120899728 isoform X3 — MSKMMSLNLINSGHSSSSSQRTPRTPQTPGGGSGLGLQRAGGGGAVGSGLSPKTPPVSPESPINSYLDDDLDSLHSYSSVASGMSCDHPYVARNGTTFSGRKMKYVVHCSSHAGQTGGDYLTPTQRAQRQIRRLKELLSQARCDLEQRDSEILRLTKEVVELRLFKASLSSPEERSNSSDAVTVRENTTNDVNTPSSSQDISPIVDQIDEGVAKASPRHHHHHMQAGIHQVQFIDKLSTSEMQSSFADSGHFEDITTSSIHSKDSYVHTQDRACGSDEEMDAERKRLVALYEERIEELIKQHQSEEQQLRTSNNDRFEVLLQKLAESNTRYCDLVPDYEQAKERIRELEKQLEKLQAQLQEQEDKANKMYLHMYTKGQEAERQEQADRVSDMAHASPSRVSIPELMQQLQVTQDELENIRDTNYQQESGGTQVLLSAKEAISLWLLGARKTMYKRLIDAQQTKNKVDPEVTLQFLKSAIYYFLTDKENSQGHLNAIESILGFSDVERSNIDKARAYK; from the exons atgtcgaaaatgATG TCTTTGAATTTAATCAACTCCGGAcacagtagcagtagtagtcaAAGAACGCCCCGAACTCCACAAACACCGGGCGGAGGTTCCGGACTGGGTTTGCAGCgcgccggcggcggcggtgcagTCGGCAGTGGCCTCAGTCCCAAGACGCCACCCGTTTCGCCCGAGTCTCCAATCAACAGCTATCTGGACGATGATCTAGACTCGCTGCACAGCTACAGCTCGGTGGCGAGCGGCATGTCCTGCGACCATCCGTACGTCGCGCGCAACGGCACGACCTTCAGCGGCCGCAAGATGAAGTACGTGGTGCACTGCTCGAGCCACGCGGGACAAACCGGCGGCGACTATCTGACGCCGACGCAGCGCGCCCAGCGCCAGATACGCCGGCTGAAGGAGCTGCTCTCGCAGGCGCGGTGCGATCTGGAGCAGCGCGACAGCGAGATCCTGCGGCTCACGAAGGAGGTGGTCGAGCTGCGCCTGTTCAAGGCATCGCTGAGCTCGCCGGAGGAGCGCAGCAACTCGAGCGATGCGGTAACGGTGCGCGAGAACACCACGAACGATGTGAACACGCCCAGCTCGAGCCAGGACATTTCGCCCATCGTCGACCAGATCGATGAGGGGGTGGCGAAGGCGAGCCcacgccaccaccatcaccatatGCAGGCTGGCATCCATCAGGTGCAGTTCATCGACAAGCTGTCGACGTCCGAAATGCAGAGCTCGTTCGCTGATTCGGGACACTTCGAGGACATTACCACGTCGTCGATCCACTCGAAGGACTCGTACGTGCACACGCAGGACCGTGCGTGCGGCAGTGACGAGGAGATGGATGCGGAGCGGAAGCGGCTCGTCGCCCTGTACGAAGAGCGCATCGAGGAGCTGATCAAGCAGCACCAGTCGGAGGAACAGCAGCTGCGCACGTCGAACAACGATCGGTTTGAGGTGCTGCTCCAGAAGCTGGCCGAGTCCAACACACGCTACTGCGATCTGGTACCGGACTATGAGCAG GCTAAAGAGCGCATCCGAGAGCTGGAGAAGCAGCTGGAAAAACTGCAAGCTCAActgcaggagcaggaggaTAAGGCGAACAAGATGTATCTGCACATGTACACCAAGGGCCAGGAGGCGGAGCGGCAGGAACAGGCAGACCGTGTCAGCGATATGGCACACGCCTCGCCAAGCCGCGTCTCCATTCCGGAACTGATGCAGCAGCTCCAGGTCACACAGGATGAACTGGAAAACATAAGG GATACGAACTATCAGCAAGAAAGTGGCGGTACGCAGGTTTTACTGAGCGCAAAAGAAGCAATCTCACTCTGGCTTCTCGGTGCCCGTAAG ACCATGTACAAGCGATTGATCGATGCTCAGCAGACGAAAAACAAGGTCGATCCCGAAGTGACGCTGCAGTTCCTGAAGAGTGCAATCTACTACTTCCTGACGGACAAGGAAAATTCGCAGGGCCACTTGAACGCGATTGAGAGTATTCTCGGCTTCTCGGATGTAGAGCGCTCCAATATCGACAAAGCGCGAGCGTATAAGTAA